A stretch of the Mesorhizobium sp. Pch-S genome encodes the following:
- a CDS encoding LysR family transcriptional regulator, with product MTNELNELATFATVATERSFTRAAAKLGLSQSALSHTIRRLEQRLDVQLLARTTKSVAPTAAGAALLKDLAPALEQIGRAVDGARSNRHRPAGRLRIIMSRSAVEMVLLPRLAAFAEAYPDIVLDVVTATGPIDLVAGEFDAGIQLGEYIQKDMIAVRVTPELRLAVVGSPLYFASRQIPQAPSDLKDHRCITLRFAGRPYRWEFEKRGKSTTIGANGPLVVDDTHLVIQSALAGVGLGLAYEEQVADDIANGRLIRVLEDWTPPIPGFFLYYPSRQHQPAALAALVRTLRFSG from the coding sequence ATGACAAACGAGCTCAATGAACTTGCAACCTTCGCGACCGTTGCCACCGAACGAAGCTTTACGCGCGCCGCGGCAAAGCTGGGGCTTTCACAGTCTGCCCTGAGCCATACGATCCGGAGGCTCGAGCAGCGCCTTGATGTGCAGTTGCTTGCCCGGACGACCAAGAGCGTGGCGCCGACAGCCGCCGGCGCTGCACTGTTGAAGGACCTGGCGCCGGCGCTCGAACAGATCGGTCGCGCTGTCGACGGTGCGCGCAGCAACCGCCACCGGCCCGCGGGGCGTCTTCGCATCATCATGTCGCGTTCTGCGGTTGAGATGGTGTTGTTGCCGCGGCTCGCGGCATTCGCGGAAGCCTACCCGGACATCGTGCTGGACGTCGTCACGGCTACCGGCCCCATCGATCTTGTGGCGGGAGAGTTCGACGCGGGTATCCAGCTCGGCGAGTACATTCAAAAAGACATGATCGCTGTTCGTGTCACACCCGAATTGCGCCTGGCGGTGGTCGGCTCGCCTCTCTATTTCGCGTCCAGGCAGATTCCGCAGGCACCAAGCGATCTCAAGGATCATCGTTGCATCACCCTGCGGTTTGCCGGCAGGCCATACCGGTGGGAGTTCGAGAAGCGAGGTAAGTCGACAACGATAGGCGCGAACGGGCCGCTTGTGGTCGACGATACCCATCTGGTGATCCAGTCGGCGCTTGCTGGCGTCGGGCTCGGCCTCGCTTATGAAGAACAGGTCGCGGACGACATTGCAAACGGCCGTCTCATCCGCGTGCTGGAGGATTGGACGCCGCCCATTCCCGGCTTCTTCCTGTACTATCCCAGCCGTCAGCATCAGCCGGCCGCTCTGGCCGCGCTTGTGCGAACGCTGCGGTTTTCCGGGTAG
- a CDS encoding nuclear transport factor 2 family protein, which produces MPTSQDTDVSALRALAQTYFDAAYEMDAEKFASIFHPSSSVTKVAENGTLSVTPIANWLAAVRSAKAPQQQGSQREDQILLIDAESDLALVKVKLRVPPRSFTDLLSCLKVNGSWKIAQKVMTSNA; this is translated from the coding sequence ATGCCAACTTCACAGGACACGGACGTTTCAGCTCTGCGCGCATTGGCGCAGACATATTTCGACGCTGCTTATGAAATGGATGCGGAAAAATTCGCGTCCATCTTTCATCCTTCGAGTTCCGTGACGAAGGTTGCCGAGAACGGCACTTTGAGCGTGACGCCGATCGCAAACTGGCTGGCAGCGGTGCGAAGCGCAAAAGCTCCGCAGCAACAAGGTTCCCAGCGCGAAGACCAGATCCTCTTGATCGACGCTGAAAGCGACCTCGCGCTCGTGAAGGTGAAGCTGCGCGTTCCGCCACGCTCCTTCACGGACCTGCTGTCATGCCTGAAGGTGAACGGGAGCTGGAAAATCGCGCAGAAGGTGATGACGTCGAACGCGTGA
- a CDS encoding extracellular solute-binding protein: MLQAKLWAAVIAAALSLSGAGARADSDPALIEAAKAEGTVTWASGLIVNQAVRPVAAAFEKKYGIHVEIATADNLLLRMTNEASAGKPTIDIFDNAGDTISAMGAADLIVPYASPETARYRPEHKDAENYWASCCVFFYTVAINTDMVKPEDEPKSYEDLLDPKWKDKMVWQNNENFAGPPSFIGARLISMGEEAGTAYLEKLAKQNITRVPGNARKALDQVILGQYPLAITALNHHVVISANQGAPIKWLKIGPVASTAETVGLVKGAAHPNAAKLLFDYLLSTEGQNVLREANYLPADPNVPAKVPELKPEQGGFTAVPILPSMNQEQLPKWLEIYKRLFVAG, translated from the coding sequence ATGTTGCAGGCGAAATTGTGGGCAGCGGTGATCGCCGCCGCCTTGTCCTTGTCGGGCGCAGGCGCACGGGCCGACTCCGACCCGGCATTGATTGAAGCAGCCAAGGCGGAAGGCACCGTTACCTGGGCAAGCGGTCTCATCGTGAACCAGGCCGTTCGGCCCGTGGCGGCCGCTTTCGAGAAGAAATATGGCATCCATGTCGAGATCGCCACGGCCGACAACCTCTTGCTGCGCATGACCAACGAGGCAAGTGCGGGCAAGCCGACGATCGATATTTTCGACAACGCCGGCGATACCATCTCGGCCATGGGCGCGGCCGATCTGATCGTTCCCTATGCCTCTCCGGAAACGGCCAGGTACCGCCCTGAGCACAAGGACGCCGAGAACTACTGGGCCTCGTGCTGCGTGTTCTTCTACACGGTGGCGATCAACACGGACATGGTCAAGCCGGAGGACGAGCCGAAGAGCTACGAGGACCTGCTTGATCCGAAATGGAAGGACAAGATGGTCTGGCAAAACAACGAGAACTTTGCCGGTCCTCCGAGCTTCATCGGGGCAAGGCTGATCTCGATGGGCGAGGAGGCCGGCACGGCCTATCTCGAAAAACTGGCGAAACAGAACATCACCCGTGTTCCCGGCAATGCACGCAAGGCTCTCGACCAGGTCATCCTGGGCCAATACCCCCTGGCGATAACGGCGCTCAACCATCACGTCGTCATCAGTGCCAATCAGGGTGCCCCCATCAAGTGGCTGAAGATCGGACCGGTGGCCAGCACCGCCGAGACGGTCGGCCTGGTGAAAGGCGCGGCACATCCGAACGCCGCGAAACTGCTCTTCGACTACCTGCTGTCGACGGAAGGGCAGAATGTGCTGCGGGAAGCCAATTACCTGCCGGCTGATCCGAACGTGCCGGCGAAGGTGCCGGAACTGAAACCCGAACAGGGTGGCTTCACGGCGGTCCCGATCCTGCCTTCGATGAACCAGGAGCAGCTGCCGAAATGGCTCGAGATCTACAAGCGCCTGTTCGTCGCCGGCTAG